The Rhodobacter sp. CZR27 genome includes a window with the following:
- a CDS encoding ferrous iron transport protein A, with amino-acid sequence MTLTLKDMSAGRSARVTGYAPGGAAYRQKLLSMGLTPGTALRVIRVAPLGDPVVIEVRGYQLSLRKAEAEALSIEETAA; translated from the coding sequence ATGACCCTCACCCTCAAGGACATGTCCGCGGGCAGGTCGGCGCGCGTCACCGGCTACGCCCCCGGCGGCGCCGCCTACCGTCAGAAGCTGCTTTCGATGGGCCTCACCCCCGGCACCGCGCTGCGGGTCATCCGCGTGGCGCCGCTGGGCGATCCGGTGGTGATCGAGGTCCGCGGCTATCAGCTTTCGCTGCGCAAGGCCGAGGCCGAGGCGCTCTCGATCGAGGAGACAGCGGCATGA
- a CDS encoding FeoA family protein, whose protein sequence is MMNARQMPLALAQENARMAVTGLAGCREMQKRLTEMGIFVGGEIEVVRGCGCGPLIVAIGKSRLALGQEMSRKIFVTPVIGG, encoded by the coding sequence ATGATGAACGCGAGGCAGATGCCGCTGGCATTGGCACAGGAGAACGCGCGGATGGCGGTGACCGGCCTGGCCGGCTGCCGCGAGATGCAGAAGCGCCTGACCGAGATGGGGATCTTCGTCGGCGGCGAGATCGAGGTGGTGCGCGGCTGCGGCTGCGGCCCGCTGATCGTGGCGATCGGCAAGTCGCGCCTCGCCCTCGGGCAGGAAATGTCGCGCAAGATCTTCGTGACCCCGGTCATCGGCGGCTAG
- a CDS encoding ferritin-like domain-containing protein encodes MKTKELDGAFHDAMRDIYYAERQILKALPKMARAAQSEQLRQAFKTHRDETETQKERLEKVFELLGKRPQGKTCPAIDGIIEEGSEVMDEYKDSPALDAALLAAAQAVEHYEIARYGTLVAWAKLLGMDEAAGILAETLEEERKTDTLLSDLAESEVNQTAVAAE; translated from the coding sequence ATGAAGACCAAGGAACTCGACGGGGCCTTCCACGACGCGATGAGGGACATCTACTACGCCGAGCGGCAGATCCTGAAGGCGCTGCCGAAGATGGCGCGGGCCGCGCAGTCCGAGCAGCTCCGGCAGGCCTTCAAGACCCACCGCGACGAGACCGAGACCCAGAAGGAGCGGCTCGAGAAGGTGTTCGAGCTTCTCGGCAAGCGGCCGCAGGGCAAGACCTGCCCGGCGATCGACGGCATCATCGAGGAAGGCTCCGAGGTGATGGACGAGTACAAGGACAGCCCCGCCCTCGATGCGGCGCTGCTGGCCGCGGCGCAGGCTGTGGAGCACTACGAGATCGCGCGCTACGGCACGCTCGTCGCCTGGGCGAAGCTTCTCGGAATGGACGAGGCCGCCGGCATCCTGGCCGAGACGCTCGAGGAGGAGCGCAAGACCGACACCCTCCTGAGCGACCTCGCGGAGAGCGAGGTCAACCAGACCGCGGTCGCGGCCGAATAA
- the nadE gene encoding NAD(+) synthase, translating to MGHADGAKVDEAIPGGTGGLVDEILDLSRQRQAGPLSPWFADRLRQQVGSGQFLSPDRLAAVGRRLVQDLAGYREQADVSTAVIGMSGGVDSALTAALLKQAGWRVIGLTLPIEQDPSETDRGVETCAALGLEHLHLDLSEAYRAMLDHLDRLDPALGAEDDTAHRTRRGNIRARLRMVTLYDQAHRFGGLVASTDNFSELSAGFWTLHGDVGDLAPVQALLKSWEVPWMARAHGVPERTWRAMPTDGLGIGAGDEAQIGATYLEWDITQFALVEALRDDPGATLQHLVFVLGMDEDRHAQLVLGTVLARMRATWHKRVNPIRLDHPQADRYGPLEALERRLFHPTVLRSDPPMTGFSVELQDLAAHLVRALKAQDRRLVTAESCTAGLLAACVSGVPGCSDTLEGAFVVYRPSMKIAALGVPEALIAECTVYHPDVAKRMAEGALAAAPEADLAIAVTGVAGPGEDQGHPPGHVCLAAALRGRETRVTRHLFPGTPAQVLSRTVDRALREGLAALQEA from the coding sequence ATGGGACACGCGGACGGGGCGAAGGTGGATGAAGCGATTCCCGGCGGAACCGGCGGCCTTGTGGACGAGATCCTCGACCTTTCGCGCCAGCGCCAGGCCGGGCCGCTGTCGCCGTGGTTCGCGGACCGGCTGCGGCAGCAGGTCGGGTCCGGGCAGTTCCTGTCCCCCGACCGGCTCGCCGCAGTGGGGCGCCGGCTGGTGCAGGATCTTGCGGGCTACCGCGAACAGGCCGATGTCTCGACCGCGGTGATCGGGATGTCGGGCGGCGTCGATTCGGCGCTGACCGCGGCGCTGCTGAAGCAGGCGGGCTGGAGGGTGATCGGACTTACCCTGCCCATCGAACAGGACCCGTCCGAGACGGATCGCGGCGTGGAGACCTGCGCCGCGCTGGGGCTCGAGCATCTGCACCTCGACCTGTCCGAAGCCTATCGCGCGATGCTCGACCATCTGGACCGGCTCGACCCGGCGCTGGGCGCCGAGGACGACACCGCGCACCGGACAAGACGCGGCAACATCCGGGCGCGGCTGCGGATGGTCACGCTTTACGATCAGGCACACCGCTTCGGCGGGCTGGTCGCCAGCACCGACAACTTCTCGGAGCTAAGTGCCGGCTTCTGGACCCTGCACGGCGACGTGGGCGATCTCGCACCGGTGCAGGCGCTGCTGAAGTCGTGGGAGGTGCCGTGGATGGCGCGCGCCCATGGCGTGCCGGAGCGGACGTGGCGGGCGATGCCGACCGACGGCCTCGGGATCGGCGCGGGAGACGAGGCCCAGATCGGCGCGACCTATCTGGAATGGGACATCACGCAGTTCGCGCTGGTCGAGGCGCTGCGCGACGATCCCGGGGCCACGCTGCAGCATCTGGTCTTCGTGCTGGGGATGGACGAGGACCGTCATGCGCAGCTGGTGCTCGGCACGGTGCTGGCGCGGATGCGGGCGACCTGGCACAAGCGCGTGAACCCGATCCGGCTCGACCATCCGCAGGCCGACCGCTATGGCCCGCTCGAGGCGCTGGAGCGGCGGCTGTTCCATCCCACCGTCCTGCGCTCCGACCCGCCGATGACCGGCTTTTCTGTGGAGCTTCAGGACCTTGCCGCACATCTGGTGCGGGCGCTGAAGGCGCAGGACCGCCGGCTCGTCACGGCCGAGTCCTGCACCGCGGGCCTGCTCGCGGCCTGCGTCTCGGGCGTGCCGGGATGCTCGGACACGCTGGAAGGGGCGTTCGTCGTCTATCGCCCCAGCATGAAGATCGCCGCGCTGGGCGTGCCCGAGGCGCTGATCGCCGAATGCACCGTCTATCACCCCGACGTGGCGAAACGCATGGCCGAGGGTGCGCTTGCCGCGGCCCCCGAGGCCGACCTTGCGATTGCCGTGACAGGCGTCGCGGGGCCGGGCGAGGATCAGGGCCATCCACCCGGCCATGTCTGCCTTGCCGCCGCGCTCAGGGGGCGCGAGACCCGCGTGACGCGCCACCTCTTTCCCGGAACGCCCGCGCAGGTGCTGTCGCGCACGGTGGACCGCGCGCTGCGCGAGGGGCTGGCCGCGCTTCAGGAAGCGTGA
- the mog gene encoding molybdopterin adenylyltransferase gives MKIAIVTASDRASRGDYEDLSGPAIADWLASAVTSPYEILRRIVPDGIESVRDTLIDLCDREGAALVFTTGGTGPSPRDLTPEAMAAVIEKELPGFGELLRLTGLQQTPTAILSRQTAGIRGRSLIVNLPGQPASITLSLQAIFAAIPKCLDLIGAGRMTVSDRWGAARQAAPQLPDYLRQPD, from the coding sequence TTGAAGATCGCCATCGTCACCGCATCCGATCGCGCCAGCCGCGGCGACTACGAGGATCTGAGCGGCCCCGCCATCGCCGATTGGCTGGCAAGCGCGGTGACCTCGCCCTACGAGATCCTCCGCCGCATCGTGCCGGACGGCATCGAGTCGGTGCGCGATACGCTGATCGACCTCTGCGACCGCGAGGGCGCGGCGCTGGTCTTCACCACCGGCGGCACCGGCCCCTCGCCGCGTGACCTGACGCCCGAGGCGATGGCCGCGGTGATCGAGAAGGAACTGCCCGGCTTCGGCGAACTGCTGCGGCTGACCGGCCTGCAACAGACGCCCACCGCGATCCTGTCGCGGCAGACGGCCGGCATCCGGGGCCGGTCGCTGATCGTGAACCTTCCGGGGCAGCCGGCCTCGATCACCCTGTCGCTGCAGGCGATCTTCGCCGCGATCCCGAAATGCCTCGATCTGATCGGCGCCGGCCGCATGACGGTCTCGGACCGCTGGGGCGCCGCGCGTCAGGCCGCCCCGCAACTGCCGGACTACCTCCGCCAGCCGGACTGA
- the tldD gene encoding metalloprotease TldD — protein sequence MTDPAFRPFETHLDEAAALAILREATRGAEDGELFLERTRSESLVLDDGRVKTASYDASEGFGLRAVVGEVAGYAHSTEISERALRRASETARLAVGDGGGVMAAPPQGTNRRLYSDADPMTDAAFPVKIDLLREIDAFARSLDPRVIQVSATVGAGIQEVEILRPEGQRLADVRPMVRMNVSVIVEENGRRESGSFGGGGRYGLARLMTPDWWQQAAREAVRIATVNLQAVPAPAGMMDVVLGAGWPGILLHEAIGHGLEADFNRKKTSAFAGLMGERIAAPGVTVLDDGTIPDRRGSISVDDEGTPSGRTVLIEDGILVGYMQDRQNARLMGTASTGNGRREGYAHIPMPRMTNTYMLGGDADPADIVAELKDGIYAVGFGGGQVDITNGKFVFSCTEAYRVENGRIGAPVKGATLIGDGATALRQIRAIGNDMKLDPGIGNCGKQGQWVPVGVGQPTLMIGGLTVGGSKA from the coding sequence ATGACCGATCCGGCCTTCCGCCCCTTCGAGACGCATCTGGACGAGGCCGCGGCGCTTGCAATCCTGCGCGAGGCCACGCGCGGGGCCGAGGATGGCGAGCTTTTCCTTGAACGAACGCGGTCCGAGTCGCTCGTGCTGGACGACGGCCGGGTCAAGACGGCGAGCTATGACGCCTCCGAGGGGTTCGGCCTGCGGGCCGTGGTCGGCGAGGTGGCCGGCTATGCGCATTCCACCGAAATCTCCGAGCGGGCGCTGCGCCGGGCCAGCGAGACGGCCCGACTCGCGGTGGGCGACGGCGGCGGCGTGATGGCCGCGCCACCGCAGGGCACGAACCGCCGGCTCTATTCCGATGCCGATCCGATGACGGACGCGGCCTTCCCGGTGAAGATCGACCTGCTGCGCGAGATCGACGCCTTCGCGCGCTCGCTCGATCCCCGCGTGATCCAGGTCTCGGCCACGGTGGGTGCGGGCATCCAGGAGGTCGAGATCCTGCGCCCCGAGGGGCAGCGCCTTGCCGACGTGCGCCCGATGGTGCGGATGAACGTGTCGGTCATCGTCGAGGAGAACGGGCGCCGCGAATCCGGCAGCTTTGGCGGCGGCGGCCGGTATGGCCTCGCCCGGCTGATGACGCCCGACTGGTGGCAGCAGGCCGCGCGCGAGGCGGTGCGGATCGCCACGGTGAACCTTCAGGCGGTGCCCGCGCCGGCAGGGATGATGGATGTGGTACTCGGCGCGGGCTGGCCGGGGATCCTGCTGCACGAGGCCATCGGCCACGGGCTGGAGGCCGACTTCAACCGCAAGAAGACCTCGGCCTTTGCCGGGCTGATGGGCGAGCGCATCGCCGCGCCCGGCGTGACGGTGCTGGACGACGGCACGATCCCCGACCGGCGCGGCTCCATCTCGGTCGATGACGAGGGCACACCCTCGGGCCGGACCGTGCTGATCGAGGACGGCATCCTCGTGGGCTACATGCAGGACCGGCAGAACGCCCGGCTGATGGGAACCGCCTCGACCGGCAACGGCCGGCGCGAGGGCTATGCCCATATCCCCATGCCGCGGATGACCAACACCTACATGCTGGGCGGCGACGCCGATCCCGCCGACATCGTGGCGGAGCTGAAGGACGGGATCTATGCTGTGGGCTTCGGCGGCGGGCAGGTGGACATCACCAACGGCAAGTTCGTCTTCTCCTGCACCGAGGCCTACCGGGTGGAGAACGGCCGGATCGGCGCCCCGGTGAAGGGCGCCACCCTGATCGGCGACGGCGCGACCGCACTGCGCCAGATCCGGGCGATCGGCAACGACATGAAGCTTGATCCCGGCATCGGCAACTGCGGCAAGCAGGGGCAGTGGGTGCCGGTCGGCGTGGGCCAGCCCACGCTGATGATCGGCGGGCTGACCGTGGGCGGCAGCAAGGCCTGA
- the coxB gene encoding cytochrome c oxidase subunit II, with protein MRKSTTLTGSAVLASGALWAGVASAQQTLEIIGKPRQGEIGFQPAGGPLAAQIHWLDNFILVIIAAITLLVTVLILYAAWRFHERRNSVPARFTHNPPLEIAWTVVPIIILVAIGSFSLPALFSQQEIPEADVTVKVTGYQWYWGYEYPDEDVAFESYMIGSPATGGDNRLTPEVEAQLTAAGYSRDEFLLATDTAMVVPVNKTVVVQVTGADVIHAWTIPAFGVKQDAVPGRLAQLWFRAEREGVYFGQCSELCGIAHAYMPITVKVVSDEAYAAWLDQARGGTYELSALPPAAQPVAVE; from the coding sequence ATGAGAAAATCCACGACCTTGACCGGATCGGCCGTGCTGGCATCCGGGGCACTCTGGGCTGGCGTGGCGTCCGCGCAGCAGACGCTGGAGATCATCGGCAAACCGCGACAGGGCGAGATCGGCTTCCAGCCGGCCGGCGGGCCGCTCGCCGCGCAGATCCACTGGCTGGACAATTTCATCCTGGTCATCATCGCGGCCATCACCCTTCTCGTGACGGTGCTGATCCTCTATGCCGCCTGGCGCTTCCACGAGCGGCGCAACAGCGTGCCGGCGCGCTTCACCCACAACCCGCCGCTCGAGATCGCCTGGACGGTGGTGCCGATCATAATCCTCGTCGCGATCGGCTCGTTCTCGCTGCCGGCGCTGTTCAGCCAGCAGGAGATCCCCGAGGCCGACGTGACGGTGAAGGTCACCGGCTACCAATGGTACTGGGGCTATGAATACCCCGACGAGGATGTGGCCTTCGAAAGCTACATGATCGGCTCGCCCGCGACGGGTGGCGACAACCGCCTGACGCCCGAGGTCGAGGCGCAGCTGACCGCCGCGGGCTACAGCCGCGACGAGTTCCTGCTGGCAACCGACACGGCGATGGTCGTGCCGGTGAACAAGACCGTGGTGGTGCAGGTGACGGGGGCGGACGTGATCCATGCGTGGACCATCCCCGCCTTCGGCGTGAAGCAGGATGCGGTGCCGGGCCGTCTTGCCCAGCTCTGGTTCCGGGCCGAGCGCGAGGGGGTCTATTTCGGCCAGTGTTCCGAACTTTGCGGGATCGCCCATGCCTACATGCCGATCACCGTTAAGGTCGTCTCGGACGAGGCCTATGCCGCCTGGCTCGATCAGGCGCGCGGCGGCACCTACGAGCTCTCGGCGCTGCCGCCCGCCGCGCAGCCGGTGGCGGTCGAATGA
- the cyoE gene encoding heme o synthase, which produces MTDVRITEFPQEAGFGDYVALLKPRVMSLVVFTALVGLLVAPVAVHPMVAVTGILFIALGAGASGALNMWWDADIDAVMKRTRNRPVPTGKVAPGEALGIGLALSGIAVVMLGLAANLLSAGLLAFTIFFYAVVYSMWLKRSTPQNIVIGGAAGAFPPMIGWAVATGGVSVESLFMFALIFMWTPPHFWSLALFMKSDYADAGVPMLTVTHGRRVTRAHVLAYTLLLAPLAVAGAATGIGGPLYLAVSLALNGWFLVGAIRIWRRDEAAAEADRYRVEKGFFRFSLYYLFLHFGAILAEAALKPHGLGGW; this is translated from the coding sequence ATGACCGACGTCCGCATCACGGAATTCCCGCAGGAGGCCGGCTTCGGCGACTATGTCGCGCTGCTGAAGCCGCGGGTCATGTCCCTCGTGGTCTTCACCGCGCTGGTGGGGCTGCTGGTCGCGCCGGTCGCGGTGCATCCGATGGTCGCGGTGACCGGCATCCTGTTCATCGCGCTGGGGGCAGGGGCCTCGGGGGCGCTGAACATGTGGTGGGATGCCGACATCGACGCCGTGATGAAGCGCACCCGCAACCGGCCCGTGCCCACGGGCAAGGTCGCGCCGGGCGAGGCGCTGGGGATCGGCCTCGCACTGTCGGGGATTGCGGTGGTCATGCTGGGCCTTGCGGCGAACCTGCTGTCCGCGGGCCTGCTCGCCTTCACCATCTTCTTCTATGCCGTCGTCTATTCCATGTGGCTGAAGCGCTCGACCCCGCAGAACATCGTGATCGGCGGGGCGGCCGGGGCCTTCCCGCCAATGATCGGCTGGGCGGTGGCAACCGGCGGCGTCTCGGTCGAGTCGCTCTTCATGTTCGCGCTGATCTTCATGTGGACGCCGCCGCATTTCTGGTCGCTCGCGCTGTTCATGAAGTCGGACTATGCCGATGCCGGGGTGCCCATGCTGACGGTTACCCACGGCCGGCGGGTCACGCGGGCGCACGTGCTGGCCTATACGCTGCTTCTGGCGCCGCTCGCCGTGGCGGGGGCCGCGACCGGGATCGGCGGACCGCTTTACCTTGCGGTCTCGCTGGCGCTGAACGGCTGGTTCCTTGTCGGTGCGATCCGGATCTGGCGCCGCGACGAGGCCGCGGCCGAGGCCGACCGCTACCGGGTGGAGAAGGGCTTCTTCCGCTTCTCGCTCTACTATCTGTTCCTGCATTTCGGCGCGATCCTCGCCGAGGCCGCGCTGAAGCCCCATGGGTTGGGAGGCTGGTGA
- a CDS encoding cytochrome c oxidase assembly protein yields the protein MRLSAQQKTAGLLAALVAVMGAASFAAVPFYDWFCRVTGFGGATTVATQAPAEPLERTIRIRFDASRAAGMPWEFRPLQREMEVKIGATGLAFYEAVNPTSRTIAGTASYNVTPDAAGGHFAKIECFCFTEQVLGPGERVEMPVSFYVDPAIVDDPDGSGIRRITLSYTFHETALTEEQAALARRSDTDLN from the coding sequence ATGAGGCTGAGCGCGCAGCAGAAGACGGCCGGCCTGCTCGCGGCACTGGTGGCGGTGATGGGCGCGGCCTCGTTCGCCGCGGTCCCGTTCTACGACTGGTTCTGCCGCGTCACGGGCTTCGGAGGGGCGACGACGGTCGCCACGCAAGCGCCTGCCGAGCCGCTCGAGCGCACCATCCGCATCCGCTTCGATGCCTCGCGCGCGGCCGGGATGCCGTGGGAGTTCCGCCCGCTCCAGCGCGAGATGGAGGTGAAGATCGGCGCCACCGGCCTTGCCTTCTACGAGGCGGTCAACCCGACCTCGCGCACCATCGCGGGCACCGCGAGCTACAACGTGACGCCCGACGCGGCGGGCGGCCATTTCGCCAAGATCGAGTGCTTCTGCTTCACCGAGCAGGTGCTCGGCCCCGGCGAGCGGGTCGAGATGCCGGTCAGCTTCTATGTCGATCCGGCCATCGTGGACGACCCCGACGGAAGCGGCATCCGCCGGATCACGCTGTCCTACACCTTCCACGAGACCGCCCTGACCGAGGAGCAGGCCGCGCTGGCCCGACGCTCCGACACCGACCTGAACTGA
- a CDS encoding cytochrome c oxidase subunit 3, translating to MAHTKNHDYHILPPSIWPLMAAAGAFVMLFGAVLWMHGSGPWMGLIGLVVVLYTMFGWWADVVTESIEGDHTPVVRLGLRWGFILFIMSEVMFFSAWFWSFFKHALYPMGPESPAIDGVFPPEGIITFDPWHLPLINTLILLCSGCAATWAHHALVHENNRRDLQWGLVLAIGLGVLFTVFQAYEYSHAAFGFAGNIYGANFFMATGFHGFHVIIGTIFLLVCLIRVRMGHFTPEKHVGFEAAIWYWHFVDVVWLFLFASIYVWGR from the coding sequence ATGGCCCACACCAAGAACCACGACTATCACATCCTACCGCCTTCGATCTGGCCGCTGATGGCCGCGGCCGGGGCCTTCGTCATGCTGTTCGGTGCCGTGCTCTGGATGCATGGCTCGGGGCCGTGGATGGGGCTGATCGGGCTGGTCGTCGTGCTCTACACCATGTTCGGCTGGTGGGCCGACGTGGTGACCGAAAGCATCGAGGGCGACCACACGCCCGTCGTCCGGCTGGGGCTGCGCTGGGGCTTCATCCTGTTCATCATGTCCGAGGTGATGTTCTTCTCGGCCTGGTTCTGGAGCTTCTTCAAGCACGCGCTCTATCCCATGGGACCCGAGAGCCCGGCGATCGACGGCGTCTTCCCGCCCGAGGGCATCATCACCTTCGACCCCTGGCACCTGCCGCTGATCAACACGCTGATCCTGCTCTGCTCGGGCTGCGCAGCAACCTGGGCGCACCATGCGCTGGTGCACGAGAACAACCGGCGCGACCTGCAATGGGGCCTCGTGCTGGCGATCGGGCTGGGTGTGCTGTTCACCGTCTTCCAGGCCTATGAATACAGCCACGCGGCCTTCGGCTTCGCCGGCAACATCTACGGCGCGAACTTCTTCATGGCGACCGGCTTCCACGGCTTCCACGTGATCATCGGCACGATCTTCCTGCTGGTCTGCCTGATCCGGGTGCGGATGGGCCATTTCACGCCCGAGAAGCATGTGGGCTTCGAGGCGGCGATCTGGTACTGGCACTTCGTCGATGTCGTCTGGCTGTTCCTCTTCGCCTCGATCTACGTTTGGGGCCGGTAG
- a CDS encoding SURF1 family protein, whose protein sequence is MIRRMILPLLFGLIGAAILIALGVWQVQRLTWKEGILADIEARVVAPPVQLPEAPDPARDRYLPVTVAGRFTGEHIDVLTTRKDRGAGFRIISAFETDEGRRILVDRGFLPDRDRGQTRRVVGAGMTGNLHWPDEVDSFTPRPDPVSGIWFARDLPQMAAALGTEAVLVVAATPTGDGIEPWPVGTEGIPNDHLGYAVTWFSLAAIWLGMTGLLLWRIRRRTE, encoded by the coding sequence ATGATCCGCCGCATGATCCTGCCCCTGCTGTTCGGCCTGATCGGCGCCGCGATCCTGATTGCGCTCGGCGTCTGGCAGGTGCAGCGCCTGACGTGGAAAGAGGGCATCCTTGCCGATATCGAGGCCCGCGTCGTGGCCCCGCCGGTCCAGCTGCCCGAGGCGCCAGACCCGGCGCGTGACCGCTACCTGCCGGTCACCGTGGCGGGCCGCTTCACCGGAGAGCACATCGACGTGCTGACCACCCGCAAGGATCGCGGCGCGGGCTTCCGCATCATCTCGGCCTTCGAGACCGACGAGGGCCGCCGCATCCTGGTCGACCGCGGCTTCCTGCCGGACCGGGACAGGGGCCAGACGCGCCGCGTGGTGGGCGCCGGCATGACCGGAAACCTGCACTGGCCCGACGAGGTGGACAGCTTCACGCCGCGGCCCGATCCCGTCTCGGGCATCTGGTTCGCCCGCGACCTGCCCCAGATGGCGGCCGCGCTGGGGACCGAAGCGGTTCTGGTCGTGGCGGCAACGCCCACAGGCGACGGGATCGAGCCGTGGCCGGTCGGCACCGAGGGCATCCCGAACGACCACCTCGGCTATGCGGTGACATGGTTTTCGCTTGCCGCGATATGGCTGGGGATGACAGGGCTTCTGCTCTGGCGTATCAGGCGACGGACGGAATGA
- the thrC gene encoding threonine synthase gives MNYISTRGAAPVLGFGEAMLTGLARDGGLYVPESVPVMTADEIAALAGLPYEEVAFRVMRPFVGRAFDDAEFRTLIAAAYASFGHAARAPLVQLGPNHFLLELFHGPTLAFKDFAMQLIGQLFQAALAKSGQRITIVGATSGDTGSAAIEAFRGLSNVDVFILFPHGRVSEVQRRQMTTPAEANVHALALDGDFDDCQARLKDMFNDFAFRDAVGLAGVNSINWARVLAQVVYYFTSAVSLGAPHREVSFTVPTGNFGDIFAGYIAKRMGLPIRRLVVATNQNDILHRALASGDYATHGVVPSISPSMDIQVSSNFERALFDAYGRDGAAVAALMEELKQGGFRISQNALGALRDTFTSGRCSEEETLATIRATHAATGEVLCPHSAVGVKVAQENLGPEPMITLATAHPAKFPDAVEKATGERPALPARMADLFDRPERVTRVPNDLAALETLIRERTGR, from the coding sequence ATGAACTATATCTCGACTCGTGGTGCGGCTCCTGTTCTCGGCTTCGGCGAGGCGATGCTTACCGGGCTCGCCCGGGACGGCGGCCTTTATGTGCCCGAGAGCGTGCCCGTCATGACCGCGGACGAGATCGCCGCCCTTGCCGGTCTGCCCTATGAGGAGGTCGCCTTCCGCGTCATGCGCCCCTTCGTGGGCCGGGCCTTCGATGACGCCGAGTTCCGCACCCTGATCGCTGCGGCCTATGCGAGCTTCGGCCATGCCGCCCGCGCGCCGCTGGTGCAGCTGGGGCCAAACCACTTCCTGCTCGAGCTGTTCCACGGGCCGACGCTGGCCTTCAAGGACTTCGCCATGCAGCTGATCGGCCAGCTGTTCCAGGCGGCGCTGGCGAAAAGCGGCCAGCGCATCACCATCGTCGGCGCGACCTCCGGCGACACCGGCTCCGCCGCAATCGAGGCGTTCCGGGGGCTGTCCAACGTCGACGTCTTCATCCTGTTCCCGCACGGCCGGGTGTCCGAGGTGCAGCGCCGCCAGATGACCACGCCGGCCGAGGCGAACGTCCATGCGCTGGCGCTGGATGGCGATTTCGACGACTGCCAGGCGCGGCTGAAGGACATGTTCAACGACTTCGCCTTCCGCGATGCGGTGGGGCTCGCGGGCGTGAACTCGATCAACTGGGCGCGGGTGCTGGCGCAGGTGGTCTATTACTTCACCTCTGCCGTGAGCCTTGGCGCGCCGCACCGCGAGGTGAGCTTCACCGTTCCCACCGGCAACTTCGGCGATATCTTCGCGGGCTACATCGCGAAACGCATGGGACTGCCGATCAGACGCCTCGTGGTGGCCACGAACCAGAACGACATCCTGCACCGGGCGCTTGCCTCGGGCGATTATGCGACGCATGGCGTCGTGCCCTCGATCAGCCCGTCGATGGACATTCAGGTCTCCTCGAACTTCGAGCGCGCGCTGTTCGACGCCTATGGTCGCGACGGCGCGGCGGTGGCGGCGCTGATGGAGGAGTTGAAGCAGGGCGGTTTCCGCATCTCTCAGAACGCGCTCGGTGCGCTGCGCGACACCTTCACCTCGGGCCGCTGCTCCGAGGAGGAGACGCTGGCCACCATCCGCGCCACCCATGCCGCGACGGGCGAGGTGCTCTGCCCGCATTCCGCCGTGGGCGTGAAGGTCGCGCAGGAAAACCTCGGGCCCGAGCCGATGATCACGCTGGCGACCGCCCATCCGGCGAAATTCCCCGATGCGGTGGAAAAGGCCACGGGCGAGCGCCCGGCGCTGCCCGCCCGCATGGCCGACCTCTTCGACCGGCCCGAGCGGGTGACCCGCGTGCCCAATGACCTTGCCGCCCTCGAAACCCTCATCCGCGAAAGGACCGGGCGTTGA